A single window of Populus nigra chromosome 17, ddPopNigr1.1, whole genome shotgun sequence DNA harbors:
- the LOC133676872 gene encoding uncharacterized protein LOC133676872, with product MALHGSTFCYKVNFIATGDFKRLQCSWTDSFKRTHNSSSPSLKKNTFLAGRLHFHKKLHIGGGTQSYAQPFRLFSLRACQVRSEDSEEVLSGESIVLDEQTLMRELQVAIEEENYAQAARIRDGLKVLQEDSKASVLAANARFYNAFRKGDLAAMQSLWAKADNVCCVHPGASGIQGYDDVMESWELVWMNYDFPLEIELKNVRVHFRGDVGYVTCVEFVRTKGSSWGAQFVTNVFEKIDGQWLISIHHASPVDL from the exons ATGGCTTTACATGGATCTACCTTTTGCTACAAA GTAAATTTCATTGCTACAGGAGACTTTAAGAGACTGCAATGTTCATGGACTGACAGTTTCAAGAGAACCCACAATAGCTCTTCACCTTCCTTgaagaaaaatacatttttggcTGGAAGACTCCATTTTCATAAAAAGTTGCACATTGGAGGAGGAACCC AGTCCTATGCACAGCCTTTCCGCTTATTTTCATTAAGAGCATGTCAAGTAAGAAGTGAGGATTCAGAGGAAGTGTTAAGTGGCGAAAGCATTGTATTGGATGAGCAGACCTTAATGCGTGAGCTTCAGGTTGCCATTGAAGAAGAGAACTATGCCCAAGCTGCAAGAATCAGGGACGGCCTTAAAGTACTCCAGGAAGATAGCAAGGCTTCAGTACTGGCAGCAAATGCTCGGTTTTATAATGCTTTCAGGAAGGGAGATCTGGCTGCCATGCAATCCCTTTGGGCAAAAGCGGATAATGTATGTTGTGTGCACCCTGGTGCGAGTGGGATTCAAGGTTACGACGATGTTATGGAAAGCTGGGAGCTTGTATGGATGAACTATGATTTCCCACTAGAGATTGAGTTGAAAAATGTTCGAGTGCATTTTAGGGGAGATGTAGGTTATGTTACATGTGTAGAATTTGTGAGAACAAAAGGCAGCAGTTGGGGGGCACAATTTGTCACAAATGTTTTTGAGAAGATTGATGGTCAGTGGTTAATCTCCATTCACCATGCCTCACCTGTTGACCTGTAA
- the LOC133677136 gene encoding uncharacterized protein LOC133677136 yields the protein MKALKMSSDVKSSRACSEPSSERGFGLDLKKSSRWQKHSRIVKDTALPTQARQSLKHQGKLKAEYYDSQPCGDVPHELRLHANDRISVQPKTSGKHHQLHSDKIKARKDDELVKYMSDLPGYLQRMQRSESIQDKALNVGVLDWSRLKKWRIAASDSSGASLTSSNLPSKMAMNSATSPNAVHNNILNYRSKKHPSLSSNLNPSHNDRVSQPAKPSVQNALRFKDFETASKSSVDGKKKEPRTNRTFSRNNSDVILEQAKRGYVDQKITSKVGSWSSNSRYNSISIRSKVNAIACDSAAEKRAGERQGPDAKRKSLDQKITSSIGDSSSQLRSHYDSLSLKEKNVAGGKTKKGIELQESAGIEELQESTIDLSPQHQPSENKNIVLDPKNYSTNCSLQELRTPVDKDIVLLVPKNYSTNCSLQELRTPVDKDFTETNRKSLSDDFSHEEVHSSEIPHSWPLLSRNKTNTEPHKVLHTAMVTRSAEMSSDASRTSACSYKMPIRLSEDKFAEESRVRTANGSVVETSNALDQEKVELMPRKARHPSPKRWFSFSLSRMSRSFSFKESSAVPQFSSTYISINSGPLISEGSACLNNSNRKKAGGHNRARSSPLRRMLDPLLKSWSSRILQSAETGSSNESLNFFNLKQFDAKELLKDGKHEPSRIKALLQLTIRNGVPLFRFLIANNSNILEASMNRLPSSQENGSGCDYTFYAIDEIKKKSGSWINQGSKEKSCGYVYNLIGHMKVNCSSIFDLTGTDSICQNKVKESVLFGVDQSQADQVMPKFMANRELAAVVVKMPSEISSLDLQQTDQNENLMHKGSSQYLPESQCSGNLGETEHSSSATVILPGGNHSMPNERVPTPLIHRWRSGGSCDCGGWDVGCKLRILTNRSQCSKITRTSKSCLMSDCFELFTQGAIQQDHPIFSLAQVEKGMYSTEFSSSISSLQAFFICVNVISCRKSYDQDGGNASGEEFHQEISNSSNGSKKIHTISPGQTNVKYTVSPPVSPFERM from the exons ATGAAAGCGTTAAAAATGTCATCAGATGTAAAATCAAGTCGTGCATGCTCGGAACCTTCCAGTGAAAGGGGATTCGGTTTGGACCTGAAGAAGAGTTCTAGATGGCAGAAACATTCCAGGATAGTGAAGGATACAGCTCTTCCAACCCAGGCAAGGCAGAGTCTAAAGCATCAAGGCAAGTTGAAAGCTGAATATTATGATAGTCAGCCATGTGGTGATGTGCCTCATGAACTAAGACTTCATGCAAATGATCGGATCTCAGTCCAACCAAAAACTTCAGGGAAACACCATCAGCTGCACTCTGACAAGATAAAGGCAAGAAAGGATGATGAGCTTGTGAAGTATATGTCAGATTTGCCAGGTTATCTCCAGCGCATGCAGAGAAGTGAAAGCATACAAGATAAGGCTTTGAATGTTGGAGTTTTGGACTGGTCACGTCTAAAGAAATGGAGAATTGCAGCAAGTGATAGCAGTGGTGCATCATTGACTAGCAGCAATTTGCCGAGTAAAATGGCTATGAACTCAGCTACCTCTCCTAATGCAGTTCACAATAATATTCTCAATTACAGAAGCAAGAAGCAtccttctctttcttcaaaTCTGAACCCTTCTCACAATGACCGTGTTTCTCAACCTGCCAAACCTTCGGTCCAGAATGCCTTGCGCTTTAAAGATTTTGAAACTGCTTCTAAGAGCAGTGTGGATGGGAAGAAAAAGGAACCAAGGACCAACAGGACTTTCAGCAGAAATAATTCGGATGTCATTCTTGAACAGGCGAAGAGAGGATATGTAGATCAGAAGATCACTTCTAAAGTTGGAAGTTGGTCCTCAAACTCAAGATATAATAGTATCTCAATCAGGTCCAAGGTGAATGCAATTGCTTGTGATAGTGCAGCCGAGAAGAGAGCTGGGGAGAGGCAAGGACCAGATGCAAAGAGAAAATCGTTGGATCAGAAGATTACTTCAAGCATCGGAGATTCATCATCACAGTTGAGAAGTCATTATGATTCACTCAGTTTGAAGGAAAAGAATGTTGCTGGTGGCAAAACTAAGAAGGGAATAGAGTTGCAAGAATCAGCTGGAATAGAGGAGTTGCAAGAATCAACTATAGATCTTTCTCCTCAACATCAACCCAGTGAGAACAAGAACATAGTTCTTGATCCAAAAAATTACTCTACAAATTGTTCCCTGCAGGAACTAAGGACACCGGTGGATAAGGACATAGTTCTCCTTGTTCCAAAAAATTACTCTACAAATTGTTCCCTTCAGGAACTAAGGACACCAGTGGATAAGGATTTTACTGAAACAAATCGAAAGAGCTTGTCAGATGACTTTTCTCACGAGGAAGTTCACTCTTCTGAAATTCCTCACTCATGGCCACTTCTTTCTAGAAATAAAACTAACACAGAGCCCCATAAAGTGTTGCACACTGCCATGGTTACACGGAGTGCAGAGATGTCATCTGATGCATCTCGTACATCTGCATGTTCGTATAAGATGCCAATTAGACTGTCTGAAGATAAATTTGCAGAAGAGAGCAGAGTCAGGACAGCAAATGGAAGTGTAGTTGAAACTTCAAATGCATTGGATCAAGAAAAAGTGGAGCTGATGCCTAGAAAAGCCAGACATCCTTCACCAAAACGCTGGTTTAGCTTTAGTTTGAGTCGAATGAGCAGGAGTTTCAGCTTCAAGGAGAGTTCAGCTGTCCCACAGTTCAGCTCCACATACATTTCCATAAATTCTGGTCCCCTGATATCTGAAGGTTCTGCTTGTTTAAATAATTCAAACAGAAAGAAGGCAGGTGGTCATAACAGAGCTAGATCCAGCCCATTGAGAAGGATGCTAGATCCTCTGCTGAAGTCCTGGAGCTCCAGAATACTTCAGTCAGCTGAAACTGGTTCATCAAATGAAAGCTTGAATTTCTTCAACTTGAAGCAATTTGATGCCAAAGAACTGCTTAAGGATGGCAAGCATGAGCCATCGAGAATAAAAGCTCTCCTCCAGCTTACTATAAGGAATGGAGTTCCTTTGTTCAGATTTCTGATTGCGAACAATAGCAACATTCTGGAAGCCTCCATGAACAGGTTACCATCATCTCAAGAGAATGGTTCAGGCTGCGACTATACATTCTATGCCATtgatgaaatcaagaaaaagagtGGCAGCTGGATAAATCAAGGTAGTAAGGAGAAGAGCTGTGGCTATGTGTACAATTTGATTGGCCACATGAAGGTTAATTGCTCTTCTATCTTTGATTTGACTGGAACAGACTCCATTTGCCAGAATAAGGTGAAAGAGTCTGTTTTGTTTGGTGTCGACCAAAGTCAGGCGGATCAGGTAATGCCAAAGTTCATGGCAAATAGAGAGCTTGCGGCTGTTGTGGTCAAAATGCCTAGTGAAATCTCAAGCCTCGACCTGCAGCAGActgatcaaaatgaaaatttgatgCACAAGGGCTCCTCACAATACCTTCCAGAAAGTCAATGCTCCGGTAACCTGGGAGAAACCGAACACTCTAGTAGTGCTACTGTCATACTTCCTGGTGGTAACCATAGCATGCCAAACGAAAGAGTTCCTACACCATTGATACATAGGTGGAGATCTGGTGGATCATGTGACTGTGGTGGTTGGGATGTTGGTTGTAAACTACGTATACTCACCAACAGAAGCCAGTGTAGTAAGATTACAAGGACATCCAAAAGTTGCCTGATGTCAGATTGTTTTGAGCTTTTCACTCAG GGAGCAATCCAACAAGACCATCCTATCTTCAGTTTGGCACAAGTGGAAAAGGGGATGTATTCGACTGAATTCAGTTCATCAATTTCTTCATTACAAGCATTCTTCATTTGTGTCAATGTTATAAGTTGTCGGAAATCATATGATCAAGATGGCGGCAATGCTTCCGGCGAAGAATTTCACCAGGAGATCAGCAACTCCAGTAATGGATCAAAGAAGATTCACACCATTTCCCCAGGGCAAACAAATGTGAAATACACTGTAAGCCCCCCTGTTTCCCCATTTGAAAGGATGTAG